The Anopheles coluzzii chromosome 2, AcolN3, whole genome shotgun sequence genome window below encodes:
- the LOC120948654 gene encoding transcription initiation factor TFIID subunit 6 isoform X1, protein MGDRDKTMYGSTLSLESIKVIAESIGVGSLPDDAAKELADDVSYKLKQIVQDAVKFMHHSKRMKLSIADVDHSLKVRNIEPQYGFVARDFIPFRFASGGGRELHFIEEKEVDLTEMVQGQTPKIPLEPSLRAHWLAVEGVQPTVPENPPPLSKDVQALDSVNPAHKLDKTNQKDTTGKPTINKHKLKNSETVQVKQLAQHELSVEQQLYYKEITEACVGSDEARRAEALTSLSSDPGLHEMLPRMCTFIAEGVKVNVVQNNLALLIYLMRMVRALLDNPALYLEKYLHELIPCVSTCIVSRQLCMRPELDNHWALRDFAARLMAQICKTFNTSTNNLQTRVTRLFSAALQNDKTPLSSMYGALQGLSELGTEVTKVFIIPRLKFISERVEPLLQGITSNISNTDKIAAGHIRAILQKGVPPILKTLRNPPDLVEEYKRDYGCLGQTLHQAVVKARSASPSSGAGGAGGSSASSTTPSTATSITVSTSNNSSNTVVLTATPSRPQTPQAISAAKTIAATASIQRPGTAAGSGVAVLNTGSQPSQPPQQKFVIVPQRAQTPSPSQDDFVGPIIQRQGSVSGGAPAATTTLQIQPNMIKLEPVTGSSSGSMAPMTSSTNTSAPPSSGTAIGQKVVIINQTQTGPAANIIAKPTVFLSSGSSGGNNGHEEIHEDIIQVPPELDDLSHLE, encoded by the exons ATGGGCGATCGTGACAAAACTATGTACGGCTCCACGCTTTCGTTGGAATCGATAAAGGTAATTGCGGAAAGCATCGGCGTCGGAAGCCTGCCGGATGACGCGGCCAAGGAGCTGGCGGACGATGTGTCGTATAAGCTGAAGCAGATTGTACAAGACGCGGTCAAGTTTATGCACCACTCGAAGCGCATGAAATTGTCCATTGCCGACGTGGACCACTCGCTGAAGGTGCGTAACATCGAGCCACAGTACGGGTTTGTGGCGCGGGATTTCATTCCCTTCCGATTTGCCTCGGGCGGTGGGCGCGAACTGCATTTCATAGAGGAAAAAGAAGTCGACCTGACGGAAATGGTGCAGGGCCAAACGCCCAAGATTCCGCTCGAGCCATCGTTACGTGCTCATTGGTTGGCGGTGGAGGGCGTACAGCCCACCGTACCGGAGAATCCGCCACCACTGTCGAAGGATGTGCAGGCGCTGGATTCGGTCAATCCGGCCCACAAGCTGGACAAAACCAATCAGAAGGATACCACCGGCAAGCCAACCATTAACAAGCACAAGCTCAAGAACTCGGAAACTGTGCAGGTGAAGCAGCTGGCGCAGCACGAACTTTCCGTGGAGCAGCAGCTGTACTACAAGGAGATAACCGAGGCATGTGTCGGGTCCGATGAGGCGCGTCGTGCGGAAGCTCTGACGTCGCTGTCCAGCGATCCAGGTCTGCACGAAATGCTACCGCGAATGTGCACGTTCATCGCGGAAGGAGTGAAAGTGAACGTGGTGCAAAACAACCTTGCGCTGCTGATCTATCTCATGCGAATGGTACGTGCGCTGCTGGATAATCCGGCACTGTATCTGGAAAAATAT CTACACGAGCTCATTCCCTGTGTGTCAACGTGCATCGTTTCGCGGCAGCTCTGCATGCGCCCCGAGCTGGACAATCACTGGGCGTTGCGCGACTTTGCCGCCCGGCTGATGGCACAGATTTGTAAAACCTTCAACACCTCTACGAACAATCTGCAAACGCGTGTAACGCGGCTCTTCAGTGCGGCACTGCAAAACGATAAGACACCACTGTCGTCCATGTATGGCGCGCTGCAGGGTCTGTCCGAGCTGGGCACGGAGGTGACGAAGGTGTTCATCATACCACGCCTCAAGTTCATCTCCGAGCGCGTGGAACCATTGCTCCAGGGCATCACTAGCAACATTAGCAATACGGATAAAATTGCTGCCGGGCACATACGAGCGATACTGCAGAAGGGCGTCCCGCCGATACTGAAAACGTTGCGAAATCCACCCGATCTGGTGGAAGAGTACAAGCGGGACTACGGTTGCTTGGGGCAAACGTTGCACCAGGCAGTGGTGAAGGCACGGTCGGCATCGCCCTCGTCCGGTGCTGGTGGGGCGGGTGGCTCATCGGCCTCTAGTACTACGCCATCGACCGCCACATCCATTACGGTTAGCACGAGCAACAATAGCAGCAACACGGTAGTCCTGACGGCAACACCCTCCAGGCCCCAAACACCGCAAGCTATTTCGGCGGCCAAAACGATTGCCGCTACAGCCTCGATACAGCGCCCCGGAACGGCAGCGGGTAGTGGCGTGGCCGTACTAAACACCGGCAGTCAGCCGTCCCAACCACCCCAGCAAAAGTTTGTGATAGTGCCCCAGCGTGCTCAAACGCCGTCCCCATCTCAAG ACGATTTTGTAGGTCCCATCATACAGCGTCAGGGCAGCGTATCGGGTGGTGCACCGGCCGCTACAACCACCCTGCAAATTCAGCCCAACATGATTAAGCTGGAACCGGTGACTGGCagtagcagcggcagcatGGCACCGATGACGTCATCAACGAACACGAGCGCACCACCAAGCAGCGGTACGGCAATCGGCCAGAAGGTGGTTATCATAAACCAAACCCAGACCGGACCGGCTGCTAACATTATCGCCAAACCGACGGTTTTCCTTTCCTCGGGCTCATCCGGAGGTAACAATGGGCACGAAGAGATTCACGAAGATATCATCCAGGTTCCGCCCGAACTGGATGACCTCTCGCATTTGGAATGA
- the LOC120948654 gene encoding transcription initiation factor TFIID subunit 6 isoform X2, protein MGDRDKTMYGSTLSLESIKVIAESIGVGSLPDDAAKELADDVSYKLKQIVQDAVKFMHHSKRMKLSIADVDHSLKVRNIEPQYGFVARDFIPFRFASGGGRELHFIEEKEVDLTEMVQGQTPKIPLEPSLRAHWLAVEGVQPTVPENPPPLSKDVQALDSVNPAHKLDKTNQKDTTGKPTINKHKLKNSETVQVKQLAQHELSVEQQLYYKEITEACVGSDEARRAEALTSLSSDPGLHEMLPRMCTFIAEGVKVNVVQNNLALLIYLMRMVRALLDNPALYLEKYLHELIPCVSTCIVSRQLCMRPELDNHWALRDFAARLMAQICKTFNTSTNNLQTRVTRLFSAALQNDKTPLSSMYGALQGLSELGTEVTKVFIIPRLKFISERVEPLLQGITSNISNTDKIAAGHIRAILQKGVPPILKTLRNPPDLVEEYKRDYGCLGQTLHQAVVKARSASPSSGAGGAGGSSASSTTPSTATSITVSTSNNSSNTVVLTATPSRPQTPQAISAAKTIAATASIQRPGTAAGSGVAVLNTGSQPSQPPQQKFVIVPQRAQTPSPSQGPIIQRQGSVSGGAPAATTTLQIQPNMIKLEPVTGSSSGSMAPMTSSTNTSAPPSSGTAIGQKVVIINQTQTGPAANIIAKPTVFLSSGSSGGNNGHEEIHEDIIQVPPELDDLSHLE, encoded by the exons ATGGGCGATCGTGACAAAACTATGTACGGCTCCACGCTTTCGTTGGAATCGATAAAGGTAATTGCGGAAAGCATCGGCGTCGGAAGCCTGCCGGATGACGCGGCCAAGGAGCTGGCGGACGATGTGTCGTATAAGCTGAAGCAGATTGTACAAGACGCGGTCAAGTTTATGCACCACTCGAAGCGCATGAAATTGTCCATTGCCGACGTGGACCACTCGCTGAAGGTGCGTAACATCGAGCCACAGTACGGGTTTGTGGCGCGGGATTTCATTCCCTTCCGATTTGCCTCGGGCGGTGGGCGCGAACTGCATTTCATAGAGGAAAAAGAAGTCGACCTGACGGAAATGGTGCAGGGCCAAACGCCCAAGATTCCGCTCGAGCCATCGTTACGTGCTCATTGGTTGGCGGTGGAGGGCGTACAGCCCACCGTACCGGAGAATCCGCCACCACTGTCGAAGGATGTGCAGGCGCTGGATTCGGTCAATCCGGCCCACAAGCTGGACAAAACCAATCAGAAGGATACCACCGGCAAGCCAACCATTAACAAGCACAAGCTCAAGAACTCGGAAACTGTGCAGGTGAAGCAGCTGGCGCAGCACGAACTTTCCGTGGAGCAGCAGCTGTACTACAAGGAGATAACCGAGGCATGTGTCGGGTCCGATGAGGCGCGTCGTGCGGAAGCTCTGACGTCGCTGTCCAGCGATCCAGGTCTGCACGAAATGCTACCGCGAATGTGCACGTTCATCGCGGAAGGAGTGAAAGTGAACGTGGTGCAAAACAACCTTGCGCTGCTGATCTATCTCATGCGAATGGTACGTGCGCTGCTGGATAATCCGGCACTGTATCTGGAAAAATAT CTACACGAGCTCATTCCCTGTGTGTCAACGTGCATCGTTTCGCGGCAGCTCTGCATGCGCCCCGAGCTGGACAATCACTGGGCGTTGCGCGACTTTGCCGCCCGGCTGATGGCACAGATTTGTAAAACCTTCAACACCTCTACGAACAATCTGCAAACGCGTGTAACGCGGCTCTTCAGTGCGGCACTGCAAAACGATAAGACACCACTGTCGTCCATGTATGGCGCGCTGCAGGGTCTGTCCGAGCTGGGCACGGAGGTGACGAAGGTGTTCATCATACCACGCCTCAAGTTCATCTCCGAGCGCGTGGAACCATTGCTCCAGGGCATCACTAGCAACATTAGCAATACGGATAAAATTGCTGCCGGGCACATACGAGCGATACTGCAGAAGGGCGTCCCGCCGATACTGAAAACGTTGCGAAATCCACCCGATCTGGTGGAAGAGTACAAGCGGGACTACGGTTGCTTGGGGCAAACGTTGCACCAGGCAGTGGTGAAGGCACGGTCGGCATCGCCCTCGTCCGGTGCTGGTGGGGCGGGTGGCTCATCGGCCTCTAGTACTACGCCATCGACCGCCACATCCATTACGGTTAGCACGAGCAACAATAGCAGCAACACGGTAGTCCTGACGGCAACACCCTCCAGGCCCCAAACACCGCAAGCTATTTCGGCGGCCAAAACGATTGCCGCTACAGCCTCGATACAGCGCCCCGGAACGGCAGCGGGTAGTGGCGTGGCCGTACTAAACACCGGCAGTCAGCCGTCCCAACCACCCCAGCAAAAGTTTGTGATAGTGCCCCAGCGTGCTCAAACGCCGTCCCCATCTCAAG GTCCCATCATACAGCGTCAGGGCAGCGTATCGGGTGGTGCACCGGCCGCTACAACCACCCTGCAAATTCAGCCCAACATGATTAAGCTGGAACCGGTGACTGGCagtagcagcggcagcatGGCACCGATGACGTCATCAACGAACACGAGCGCACCACCAAGCAGCGGTACGGCAATCGGCCAGAAGGTGGTTATCATAAACCAAACCCAGACCGGACCGGCTGCTAACATTATCGCCAAACCGACGGTTTTCCTTTCCTCGGGCTCATCCGGAGGTAACAATGGGCACGAAGAGATTCACGAAGATATCATCCAGGTTCCGCCCGAACTGGATGACCTCTCGCATTTGGAATGA